The Bacteroidia bacterium genome segment GTGCCCATTTGGAGATACTTAGGGAACTCTCTACAGATAATATAACAGCCAATAACTTTAAGGAGCTGCATCAGGCTTGGGAGAAAGCTCTGGATATACAGGTACTTAATAATAAGTTTTATACTGAAATTGCCAAGCATTATTATGCCTTAGTTAATCACAAAGACTTTAGAATGCCCAGTGATGATTTTGATGAACAAGAGAAAAAAGAAAATTTCGTTGTCAGATTGATCGGGCGTATCATATTTTGCTGGTTCTTGAACAAGAAAAAAGCCAAAGACGGCTTGCCATTGATACCAGATTATGTTTTGGACCGTGAGACTGTTAAAAAAGGCAACTATTATAAAGATATTTTAGAAAAACTGTTTTTTGAAGCTATGAATAAAGAATTAAAGAGTAGGACTGTTCGCTCTGAAATGTGGGACAGTATTCCATTTCTCAATGGTGGGTTATTTGATCCAAACCAACACCATGACTGTTATAACAATGGAGAAAGGAATGATAGCTTAAATCTGCCTGATGGATGGTTTATTGGTTTTTATGAGTTTTTATCTGGTTTCATCTTTACTATAGATGAGAATACTCCGCTTATTGTTGAACTGTCAGTTGACCCTGAGATGTTAGGTCGTATATTTGAAAACCTTTTAGGTGAAATAAACCCGGAAACAAATAAATCTGCACGAAAATCAACAGGTTCGTTTTATACTCCACGAGAAATAGTCGATTATATGGTTGATATATCATTAAAAGCCTATTTGCAAAGTAAACTTGAGATTACAGATGAAAAATTAGACGATTTATTTGATTATAACAAAACAGATTTTAAACTAAGCAAGGAGAAGAAAAACGATATTTTAGACGCCTTAATGAGCGTAAAAATACTTGATCCTGCCTGTGGGTCAGGTGCCTATCCTATGGGTATATTACAGAGGATGTTTTTTATTATGCAAAAATTAGATCCCAAATCTGAGTATTGGTTAAAAACTCAAATTGAAGAACCAAATCTCAGAAATCAGATAACAGACAATATTGAAAATGAAAACATAAACTATTTTCGTAAGCTTTCTATTATACAAAACTGCATCTATGGAATAGATATTCAACAGATGGCTACTGATATTTCTAAGCTTAGATTTTTCCTCACATTGGTAATTGAAGATAAACTTAATCAGAAAGATAATAGGGGCATAACTCCATTACCTAATCTGATGTTTAAGTTTATTACTGCTAATACCTTAGTTGATTTAGGTTTAAACAGACAAGATAAATTTATGACAAATATAATGAAAAAATACAAGCAAATTATAAAAGACTCATATAATGCACGAACACTGGAAGAAAAAAAACAAATAGAAGATAGATTTGGACAGATTAAAGGTGAATTATTGGAATCTTTAAACTACCAAGGAAAACAAATAACTTTATTTGGAGAAGAAAAAACAAAAGATACAAAAGTCGACGATACGATTCGAAAATTGATATCCTATAATCCTTTTCGTGACAACAATTATTTTTGGTTTGATCCAATGATTATGCTTGGTGTATTTGATGGGTTTGATTTAGTGATTGGCAACCCGCCATATGTCCAGCTGCAAGATATGGATCCAGGTAATACAAAAGAGCTCGAAGCCATGGTTTTTAAAACTTATGCTCCAAAAGGCGATTTATATTGTCTTTTTTATGAAAAAGGAATAAATATGCTCAAAGAAGAAGGCCACCTTTGCTTTATAACTTCTAACAAATGGATGAGAGCAGATTATGGTAAAAAATTAAGAGCATACTTTGCAAAATTGAATCCAAAGCTTTTAATAGATTTGAGATCAGGAGTATTTAAATCAGCGACAGTTGACACAAATATACTCTTAATTGAAAAAACTGATAATAAACAAATTCTAAAGGCATTGACTTATAAAAACAAAGGAGTTTCACTTTCGGAAAGTGTTAAAAATCATTCAATTATACTAACTAATTTGTCTGAGGTAGGTTGGTCAATAGTAGATAAAAATGAAAAAAAACTAAAGGAAAAGATTGATACAATCGGGAAACCACTAAAAGATTGGAATGTGAATATTTATTATGGTATTAAAACAGGTAAAGACAAGGCATTTATTATTGATAACAAAACGAAAGATAGACTATGTCAAGAAGATCCTACATCTGCAGAAATAATTAAACCTTATCTTCGTGGTAAAGACATTTCAAGATACAAATATAAATGGGGTGAGCAATGGCTTTTGGTAACAGGTAAAAGTTTAAATATACCAAATCTCTACCCTGCTATTTTTAATTATTTGAAAAAATATGAAAAGGTCGCAAAAGCAAGAGCAGATCAAGGTGACAATTGGTGGAACCTTAGGACATGCACTTACTATGACGCCTTTGATAAAAAAAAGTTAATATGGGCTGAGACATCTAGTGAACTTAGGTTTTGTATTGATAAAGAAAAGTATTATGTTAACAAAACATGCTTTATAGTAACAGGATCAAACTTAGAATATATATGTGGAATCATTAACTCAAAGCTAATAGACAATATTTTCAGAAATCAAATAGCTAATACACTTGGGGAAAAAACAGTCCAAGCATCAAAAATCTATGTAGAACGAATTCCCATTCCTCCCATCACTCCATCAAATCAATACATCGCAAATGAAATCGAGCAATTAGTCAGTGAGATTATCAAGAAAAAAAAGGATGATGAAGATACTTTGGCATTAGAGGCACGTATTGACGACTTAGTTTGTGAGCTTTATGAGTTGACAGAAGAGGAAAAAGAATTGGTAATGCGAGAAAAAGTTAATGAGGAATCAGAAGAGGGTAGTTGTGAAGAAAAATGAGGATATGGTAGTAAGCGATACGAATAATAAAGAAAAACTTCGGCGACATTTATACCGCATATTAAACCAAAATCCCATTTTGGATTATTAACTCGTATGTACAAGTCTCCCGACTTGTACACCAAGATGATATATATTTCTGCGAAATTTATAATTGAATTGTTTTTTTAGATGGATGGTGAAGGGTAGTTTTTGGAGTACAAGCTGGAAGCTTGTACATACGGGGTTTGACTGGTCGGTTAATGATTGGTCTTGTTGTACA includes the following:
- a CDS encoding BREX-1 system adenine-specific DNA-methyltransferase PglX; translated protein: AHLEILRELSTDNITANNFKELHQAWEKALDIQVLNNKFYTEIAKHYYALVNHKDFRMPSDDFDEQEKKENFVVRLIGRIIFCWFLNKKKAKDGLPLIPDYVLDRETVKKGNYYKDILEKLFFEAMNKELKSRTVRSEMWDSIPFLNGGLFDPNQHHDCYNNGERNDSLNLPDGWFIGFYEFLSGFIFTIDENTPLIVELSVDPEMLGRIFENLLGEINPETNKSARKSTGSFYTPREIVDYMVDISLKAYLQSKLEITDEKLDDLFDYNKTDFKLSKEKKNDILDALMSVKILDPACGSGAYPMGILQRMFFIMQKLDPKSEYWLKTQIEEPNLRNQITDNIENENINYFRKLSIIQNCIYGIDIQQMATDISKLRFFLTLVIEDKLNQKDNRGITPLPNLMFKFITANTLVDLGLNRQDKFMTNIMKKYKQIIKDSYNARTLEEKKQIEDRFGQIKGELLESLNYQGKQITLFGEEKTKDTKVDDTIRKLISYNPFRDNNYFWFDPMIMLGVFDGFDLVIGNPPYVQLQDMDPGNTKELEAMVFKTYAPKGDLYCLFYEKGINMLKEEGHLCFITSNKWMRADYGKKLRAYFAKLNPKLLIDLRSGVFKSATVDTNILLIEKTDNKQILKALTYKNKGVSLSESVKNHSIILTNLSEVGWSIVDKNEKKLKEKIDTIGKPLKDWNVNIYYGIKTGKDKAFIIDNKTKDRLCQEDPTSAEIIKPYLRGKDISRYKYKWGEQWLLVTGKSLNIPNLYPAIFNYLKKYEKVAKARADQGDNWWNLRTCTYYDAFDKKKLIWAETSSELRFCIDKEKYYVNKTCFIVTGSNLEYICGIINSKLIDNIFRNQIANTLGEKTVQASKIYVERIPIPPITPSNQYIANEIEQLVSEIIKKKKDDEDTLALEARIDDLVCELYELTEEEKELVMREKVNEESEEGSCEEK